One genomic region from Vannielia litorea encodes:
- a CDS encoding vWA domain-containing protein codes for MLRALTLCLCTLFATAALAQERPRAILVMDGSGSMWGQIDGKAKITIAQEVVGTVLGGLPDSQELGLTLYGHRRKGDCADIETVVQPGTGTKSAIQSAVNAVSPKGKTPMTEAVRQAAEALKYTEEKATVILVSDGIETCDPDPCAAAAALEQAGVDFTAHVVGFDVSEAEALRQMQCIADETGGQFIEASNAAELADAMVAVVDVEEEPALEPVAVTHEVRFRATAGEGGPFISEPLAWEISQEGTPVGTTTLEAAPTVSLEEGAYQVTATRPSDDTAREASFTVKPGKQTVTVIFPDPLVQIRFQAIDGKHGPRISDPLVWDLYRGDELVEGPLNVDGFTAELEKGEYRVTVMRPSDEASAEAIVGVGKVRKTVTVELPPYAPPASLEAAESAVAGSHIPVRWTGPEGQNDTIAVGVPGNGNQINYTYIREGSPLELEMPATPGSYELRYVLAKGNKVLATLPIEVTPVEATVTPPAVLPAGGKVQVGWTGPDYQNDFIAIAKPGDNGNRYEAYSYTRHGAPLDLQMPAEPGSYEIRYVMRQDNTVLATAQVEVTAVTASVTPPEVLPAGGTVQVGWQGPDDQNDYIAIFPEGEAKYTGYTYTRHGSPAALRLPAEPGRYRIAYVQRQGNTELASVNVEVTAVTASVTPPAELPAGGTVQVGWTGPDDQNDYIAVFPAGGDRYTGYTYTRHGSPAAVRLPAEPGRYRIAYVQDVGNTEIASVEVEVTAVTASLTPPPELPMGGTVPVEWTGPDDQNDYIAVFPAGESQYTGYAYTRHGSPAQVPLPATPGKYRIAYVQDVGNTEIASVEVEVTAVTATLSAPASAEQGATVPVEWQGPDFKNDYIAVFPAGESQYTGYTYTRHGSPAQVAMPATPGDYEVAYVLDRGNTVVTRSPITVTAASASVTPQGGGTAGGELLVDWEGPDNKGDYIALFPAEGGNYTGYAYTAKGSPAKLKLPDTPGAYVVKYVLDRDNTAIAEAPVTAQ; via the coding sequence ATGCTTCGCGCGCTAACCCTTTGCCTTTGCACGCTCTTTGCAACCGCCGCCCTGGCCCAGGAGCGCCCCCGGGCGATTCTGGTGATGGACGGGTCCGGCTCGATGTGGGGCCAGATCGACGGCAAGGCCAAGATCACCATCGCGCAAGAGGTCGTCGGCACCGTGCTGGGCGGCCTGCCCGACAGTCAGGAGCTGGGGCTCACCCTCTACGGCCACCGCCGCAAGGGCGACTGCGCCGATATCGAAACCGTGGTTCAGCCCGGCACCGGCACCAAATCGGCAATTCAGAGCGCGGTGAATGCGGTCAGCCCCAAGGGCAAAACGCCGATGACAGAGGCCGTCCGCCAGGCCGCCGAGGCGCTGAAATACACCGAGGAGAAGGCCACCGTCATCCTCGTCTCCGACGGCATCGAAACTTGCGATCCCGATCCCTGTGCCGCCGCCGCCGCGCTGGAGCAGGCGGGTGTGGATTTTACCGCCCATGTGGTCGGCTTCGACGTGTCCGAGGCCGAGGCCCTGCGCCAGATGCAGTGCATCGCCGATGAAACCGGCGGCCAGTTCATCGAGGCCTCCAATGCCGCCGAGCTGGCCGATGCCATGGTCGCCGTGGTCGATGTCGAGGAAGAGCCCGCGCTGGAGCCTGTGGCCGTCACCCACGAGGTCCGCTTCCGCGCCACCGCTGGCGAGGGCGGCCCCTTCATTTCCGAGCCGCTGGCCTGGGAGATCAGCCAAGAGGGCACGCCCGTCGGCACCACCACGCTCGAGGCCGCGCCCACCGTGAGCCTTGAAGAAGGCGCCTATCAGGTCACCGCCACCCGCCCGTCAGACGACACGGCCCGCGAGGCCAGCTTCACCGTGAAGCCCGGCAAGCAGACGGTCACGGTCATCTTCCCGGACCCGCTGGTCCAGATCCGCTTTCAGGCGATTGACGGCAAGCATGGCCCCCGCATCTCCGACCCTCTGGTCTGGGATCTCTACCGCGGTGACGAGCTGGTCGAAGGGCCGCTCAACGTCGATGGCTTCACCGCCGAACTGGAGAAGGGCGAGTACCGCGTCACCGTGATGCGCCCCTCCGATGAGGCCAGCGCCGAGGCCATCGTCGGCGTCGGCAAGGTCCGCAAAACGGTCACCGTCGAACTGCCGCCCTATGCCCCGCCCGCCTCGCTTGAGGCCGCCGAAAGCGCCGTTGCGGGCAGCCACATCCCTGTGCGCTGGACTGGCCCCGAGGGCCAGAACGACACCATCGCCGTGGGCGTGCCCGGCAACGGCAACCAGATCAACTACACCTACATCCGCGAAGGCTCCCCGCTCGAGCTGGAGATGCCCGCCACCCCCGGCAGTTACGAGCTGCGCTACGTGCTGGCCAAGGGCAACAAGGTGCTGGCCACGCTTCCCATCGAGGTCACGCCCGTCGAGGCCACCGTCACCCCGCCCGCCGTGCTGCCTGCCGGCGGCAAGGTGCAGGTCGGCTGGACCGGCCCGGATTATCAGAACGATTTCATCGCCATCGCCAAGCCGGGCGACAACGGCAACCGCTACGAGGCCTACAGCTACACCCGCCACGGCGCGCCGCTCGATCTGCAAATGCCCGCCGAGCCGGGCAGCTACGAGATCCGCTACGTGATGCGGCAAGACAATACGGTGCTCGCCACCGCGCAGGTCGAGGTCACCGCCGTCACCGCCTCCGTCACCCCGCCCGAGGTTCTGCCCGCAGGCGGCACGGTGCAGGTCGGCTGGCAGGGGCCGGACGATCAGAACGACTACATCGCCATCTTCCCCGAGGGCGAGGCCAAATACACCGGCTACACCTACACCCGCCACGGCTCCCCCGCCGCGCTGCGTCTGCCCGCCGAGCCGGGCCGCTATCGCATCGCCTATGTCCAGCGGCAGGGCAATACCGAGCTGGCCTCGGTGAATGTCGAGGTCACCGCCGTCACCGCCTCGGTCACGCCCCCCGCCGAGCTGCCCGCAGGCGGCACCGTGCAGGTCGGCTGGACTGGCCCGGATGACCAGAACGACTATATCGCCGTCTTCCCCGCAGGCGGCGACCGCTACACAGGCTACACCTACACCCGTCACGGCAGCCCCGCCGCCGTGCGCCTGCCTGCCGAACCGGGCCGCTATCGCATCGCCTACGTGCAGGATGTCGGCAACACCGAGATCGCCTCGGTCGAGGTCGAGGTCACGGCTGTCACCGCCTCGCTCACGCCTCCGCCCGAGCTGCCGATGGGCGGCACCGTCCCGGTGGAGTGGACCGGCCCGGACGACCAGAACGATTACATCGCCGTCTTCCCCGCAGGGGAGAGCCAATACACCGGCTATGCCTACACCCGCCACGGCAGCCCCGCACAGGTGCCCCTTCCCGCCACGCCCGGCAAATACCGGATCGCCTATGTGCAGGATGTCGGCAATACCGAGATCGCCTCGGTCGAGGTCGAGGTCACAGCCGTCACCGCCACCCTCTCCGCGCCCGCCTCCGCCGAGCAAGGCGCCACGGTGCCGGTGGAGTGGCAGGGTCCGGACTTCAAGAACGACTACATCGCCGTCTTCCCCGCGGGCGAAAGCCAGTACACCGGCTACACCTACACCCGCCACGGCAGCCCGGCGCAGGTTGCCATGCCCGCCACGCCCGGCGACTACGAGGTGGCCTATGTGCTCGACCGCGGCAACACGGTCGTCACCCGCAGCCCGATCACCGTCACTGCTGCCAGCGCAAGCGTCACCCCGCAAGGCGGTGGCACAGCGGGCGGCGAGCTGCTGGTCGATTGGGAGGGGCCGGACAACAAGGGCGATTACATCGCGCTCTTCCCCGCCGAGGGGGGCAATTACACCGGCTACGCCTACACCGCCAAAGGCAGCCCGGCCAAGCTGAAGCTGCCCGACACCCCCGGCGCCTATGTGG
- a CDS encoding MFS transporter, with the protein MTRAPDTTNWPLVALLYALGLLAAGHFAKAALTLGALAERYPEAGGVLPFAVSMTSVAGIVFGATAGIVVARFGARRVLLAAVVAGVALGAAEALLPVFGLFMALRLAEGFAHLAIVVAAPTLMAASCTAGHRGAVMGLWGTFFGVGFALFSLVESLAGTGLYWVHAALLAVVGAAIAPILPRGVGRGGATAEGWLARHVAIYTSARRFAPALMFFWHALMFMSLITFLPEFLGGWTAPLLPLVALVGTFWAGAATRSIAPQRLAVVAFAAGAAPMVLFLLLPGLRLAIALPMLLAFGAVPGAAFASAPLLNPDPADTARANGAIAQFGNIGTALTIPLFTLALGEGLGGMAALVVVLSLAGMAAVSVIFARVSRWAGAG; encoded by the coding sequence ATGACGCGCGCACCCGACACGACGAACTGGCCGCTGGTGGCCCTGCTCTATGCGTTGGGGCTGCTGGCCGCCGGGCATTTTGCCAAGGCCGCGCTGACCCTTGGCGCGCTGGCGGAGCGCTACCCTGAGGCGGGCGGTGTGCTGCCCTTCGCAGTGTCGATGACCAGCGTGGCTGGCATTGTCTTTGGCGCGACGGCGGGGATCGTTGTGGCGCGGTTCGGCGCGCGGCGGGTGTTGCTGGCGGCGGTCGTCGCGGGCGTGGCGCTGGGCGCTGCGGAGGCGCTGCTGCCGGTCTTTGGGCTCTTCATGGCGTTGCGGCTGGCGGAGGGGTTTGCCCATCTCGCTATCGTGGTTGCCGCGCCGACGCTGATGGCGGCGAGTTGCACGGCGGGGCATCGCGGCGCCGTCATGGGGCTTTGGGGCACCTTCTTCGGGGTCGGCTTTGCGCTTTTCTCACTGGTGGAAAGTCTAGCGGGAACAGGGCTTTACTGGGTGCATGCGGCGCTGCTGGCAGTGGTCGGCGCGGCGATTGCGCCGATCCTGCCACGCGGCGTGGGCCGGGGCGGGGCGACGGCGGAGGGCTGGCTGGCGCGGCATGTGGCGATCTACACCAGCGCCCGCAGGTTCGCCCCGGCGCTGATGTTCTTCTGGCACGCGCTGATGTTCATGTCGCTCATCACCTTCCTGCCGGAGTTCTTGGGCGGCTGGACGGCGCCGTTGTTGCCGCTTGTCGCGCTGGTGGGCACCTTCTGGGCCGGGGCGGCGACCCGGTCCATCGCGCCGCAGAGGCTGGCAGTGGTGGCCTTTGCCGCGGGCGCGGCGCCCATGGTGCTGTTCCTGCTGCTGCCGGGGCTGCGACTGGCGATTGCACTGCCGATGCTGCTGGCCTTCGGCGCGGTACCGGGGGCGGCCTTTGCCTCGGCCCCGCTGCTCAACCCCGACCCGGCCGATACCGCGCGGGCCAACGGGGCGATTGCGCAGTTCGGCAACATCGGCACGGCGCTCACCATCCCGCTCTTCACTCTTGCGCTGGGCGAAGGCTTGGGCGGGATGGCGGCCTTGGTGGTGGTGCTCTCGCTCGCCGGGATGGCGGCGGTTTCGGTGATCTTCGCCCGCGTCAGCCGTTGGGCGGGAGCAGGGTGA
- a CDS encoding DUF1330 domain-containing protein has product MPHYVTVQLEVTDPELMQQYRARGFEPVAKHGGEMIAGGPDCEVLEDNGGGPPASVLLSFPSAEAARAWAEDPEFAEVYALRRRAAKTTITLLPPNG; this is encoded by the coding sequence ATGCCCCATTACGTGACCGTCCAGCTCGAGGTGACCGACCCGGAACTGATGCAGCAATACCGCGCACGCGGCTTCGAGCCGGTGGCCAAACACGGCGGAGAGATGATCGCCGGAGGCCCCGATTGCGAGGTGCTGGAAGACAATGGCGGCGGCCCGCCTGCCTCGGTGCTGCTCAGCTTCCCCTCCGCCGAGGCCGCCCGCGCATGGGCGGAAGACCCTGAATTTGCAGAGGTTTACGCGCTCCGCCGCCGGGCCGCGAAAACCACCATCACCCTGCTCCCGCCCAACGGCTGA
- a CDS encoding LysR family transcriptional regulator — protein sequence MQGVKCTETLETGRMLEWNDLRLVLELARAGSLSGAARVLGVNHGTVSRQLARLEAHSGTRFFERLPEGVRPTAEGATVATRAEAMEAEAIALDLELAARTGEGGVLRVTIPPLLADARFAEDIALWQAEHPAVELHILGDNRILDLHRREADVAIRVSHAPAESLWGRKIIDQRAGLYANEGFLNRYRAALEGTGALPVVGFTAWEAPVAKSIRARFANATLAALCDDMVAAESLVRQGIGLTRMPCFMGGRGLVRVPGTPLVPYMPIWALTHPDLRNAPLVAGFLRFIAGRFSGRSAHYLGSD from the coding sequence ATGCAAGGGGTGAAGTGCACCGAAACGTTGGAGACTGGCCGGATGCTGGAGTGGAATGACCTCAGGCTGGTGCTGGAACTGGCCCGCGCCGGGAGCCTCTCGGGCGCGGCGCGGGTGCTGGGGGTGAACCACGGCACCGTGTCGCGCCAGCTTGCGCGGCTGGAGGCGCACAGCGGCACGCGGTTTTTCGAGCGGCTGCCCGAGGGCGTGCGGCCCACCGCGGAGGGGGCCACCGTGGCCACGCGGGCCGAGGCGATGGAGGCCGAGGCGATTGCGCTCGACCTCGAACTGGCCGCCCGCACCGGCGAGGGCGGCGTGCTGCGGGTCACGATCCCGCCGCTGCTGGCCGATGCGCGCTTTGCCGAAGATATTGCCCTCTGGCAGGCCGAGCACCCCGCCGTTGAGCTGCATATCCTCGGGGACAACCGCATCCTCGATCTGCACCGGCGCGAGGCGGATGTGGCGATCCGGGTGAGCCACGCCCCTGCCGAGAGCCTGTGGGGCCGGAAGATTATCGACCAGCGTGCCGGGCTTTATGCCAACGAAGGGTTTCTGAACCGTTACCGCGCGGCGCTGGAGGGCACGGGCGCGCTGCCGGTAGTGGGCTTTACCGCGTGGGAGGCGCCGGTGGCCAAAAGCATCCGTGCGCGCTTTGCCAATGCCACGCTGGCGGCGCTGTGTGACGATATGGTTGCTGCCGAAAGCCTTGTGCGCCAAGGGATCGGGCTGACCCGGATGCCCTGTTTCATGGGCGGGCGCGGCTTGGTGCGGGTGCCCGGCACGCCGCTGGTGCCCTATATGCCGATCTGGGCGCTGACCCACCCCGACCTGCGCAACGCGCCGCTCGTGGCGGGCTTTCTGCGGTTCATTGCGGGGCGATTTTCAGGCCGTTCGGCGCATTACCTCGGCAGCGATTGA
- the uvrA gene encoding excinuclease ABC subunit UvrA yields MAELKHIEVRGAREHNLKGIDVDIPRDELVVITGLSGSGKSSLAFDTIYAEGQRRYVESLSAYARQFLDMMEKPDVDHISGLSPAISIEQKTTSKNPRSTVGTVTEIYDYLRLLFARAGTPYSPATGLPIEAQQVQDMVDRVMTMEEGTRAYLLAPIVRDRKGEYRKEFLELRKQGFQRVKVDGAFHELDEAPKLDKKYRHDIDVVVDRIVVKEGIETRLADSFRTALDLAQGIAILETAVAADEEPERITFSENFACPVSGFTIPEIEPRLFSFNAPFGACPECDGLGVELFFDERLVVPDQALKIADGALAPWRKGKSPYFLQTIQAIAKHYEFDKNARWKDLPAHVQQVFLYGSGEEEIKFRYDEGGRVYEISRPFEGVIPNMERRYRETDSNWIREEFERFQNNRPCGACNGYRLREEALAVKIAGDHVGQVVQKSIREALAWIDAAPESLTKQKNEIARAILKEIRERLGFLNNVGLEYLTLSRSSGTLSGGESQRIRLASQIGSGLTGVLYVLDEPSIGLHQRDNGRLLETLKNLRDQGNTVIVVEHDEEAIREADYVFDIGPGAGVHGGEVVAHGTPAEIAANPKSVTGEYLSGKREIPVPTERRKGNKKKLTVKKASGNNLKDVTVDFPLGKFVCVSGVSGGGKSTLTIETLFKTASMRLNGARQTPAPCETIKGLELLDKVIDIDQRPIGRTPRSNPATYTGAFTPIRDWFAGLPEAKARGYKPGRFSFNVKGGRCEACQGDGVIKIEMHFLPDVYVTCETCQGARYNRETLEIRFKGKSIADVLDMTVEDAQEFFKAVPSIREKMDALCRVGLGYIKVGQQATTLSGGEAQRVKLSKELSKRSTGRTLYILDEPTTGLHFEDVRKLLEVLHELVDQGNSVVVIEHNLDVIKTADHIIDIGPEGGDGGGTVVATGTPEQVAEVEASHTGRYLKEMLGARKVAAE; encoded by the coding sequence ATGGCCGAGTTGAAGCATATCGAGGTGCGCGGCGCGCGCGAGCATAACCTCAAGGGGATCGACGTGGATATTCCACGCGACGAACTTGTGGTGATCACCGGGCTTTCGGGCTCCGGCAAGTCGAGCCTTGCGTTTGATACGATCTACGCCGAGGGGCAGCGCCGCTATGTCGAGAGCCTGAGCGCCTATGCCCGGCAATTCCTTGATATGATGGAAAAACCTGATGTGGATCACATCAGCGGCCTGTCTCCGGCGATCTCCATCGAGCAGAAGACGACCTCCAAGAACCCCCGCTCGACCGTCGGCACGGTGACGGAGATTTACGACTACCTGCGCCTGCTTTTTGCCCGCGCCGGAACGCCCTATTCGCCCGCCACCGGCCTGCCGATCGAAGCGCAGCAGGTGCAGGACATGGTGGACCGGGTGATGACGATGGAGGAGGGCACGCGGGCCTACCTGCTGGCCCCGATCGTGCGCGACCGGAAAGGCGAATATCGCAAGGAATTTCTGGAACTTAGGAAGCAGGGCTTCCAGCGGGTGAAGGTGGATGGTGCCTTTCATGAGCTGGATGAGGCGCCCAAGCTCGACAAGAAATACCGCCACGATATCGACGTGGTCGTGGACCGGATCGTGGTGAAAGAGGGGATCGAGACCCGGCTGGCGGATTCGTTCCGCACGGCGCTCGACCTGGCGCAGGGGATCGCCATTCTGGAGACGGCGGTGGCCGCCGACGAGGAGCCGGAGCGGATTACATTCAGCGAGAATTTTGCCTGCCCTGTCAGTGGGTTCACCATCCCCGAGATCGAGCCGCGGCTGTTCTCGTTCAACGCGCCTTTCGGGGCTTGCCCAGAGTGCGACGGGCTCGGGGTGGAGCTCTTCTTTGACGAACGGCTCGTGGTGCCAGATCAGGCGCTGAAGATCGCCGATGGCGCGCTGGCACCGTGGCGGAAGGGCAAAAGCCCGTATTTTCTTCAGACAATTCAAGCGATTGCGAAGCATTACGAGTTCGACAAGAACGCGCGCTGGAAGGATCTGCCCGCCCATGTGCAGCAGGTCTTCCTCTACGGATCGGGCGAGGAGGAGATCAAGTTCCGCTATGACGAGGGCGGGCGGGTTTATGAAATTTCCCGGCCTTTCGAAGGGGTTATCCCCAATATGGAGCGGCGCTACCGGGAAACCGACAGCAACTGGATCCGCGAAGAGTTCGAGCGGTTTCAGAACAACCGGCCTTGCGGGGCCTGCAACGGTTACCGGCTGAGGGAAGAGGCGCTGGCGGTGAAGATCGCGGGCGACCACGTGGGGCAGGTTGTGCAGAAGTCGATCCGCGAGGCGCTGGCCTGGATCGACGCGGCGCCGGAGAGCCTGACCAAGCAGAAAAACGAGATCGCGCGGGCCATTCTGAAGGAAATCCGCGAGCGGCTCGGGTTCTTGAATAACGTGGGATTGGAATACCTTACGCTGTCACGTTCAAGCGGAACATTGAGTGGCGGCGAGAGCCAGCGGATCCGGTTGGCCAGCCAGATCGGCTCTGGCCTCACGGGCGTGCTCTATGTGCTCGACGAGCCTTCCATCGGGTTGCACCAGCGCGACAACGGTCGCCTGCTGGAAACGCTGAAAAACCTGCGGGACCAAGGCAACACCGTGATCGTGGTGGAGCACGACGAGGAGGCCATCCGCGAGGCGGATTACGTGTTCGACATCGGGCCGGGCGCGGGGGTGCATGGCGGCGAGGTGGTGGCCCACGGGACGCCTGCGGAGATTGCCGCGAATCCGAAGTCTGTTACCGGGGAGTATCTCAGCGGAAAGCGAGAAATTCCTGTGCCCACCGAACGGCGCAAGGGGAACAAGAAGAAGCTGACGGTGAAGAAGGCCAGCGGCAACAACCTGAAGGATGTGACCGTGGACTTCCCGCTGGGGAAATTCGTTTGCGTTTCGGGGGTTAGTGGCGGCGGCAAATCCACCCTGACGATTGAGACCCTGTTCAAGACCGCCTCGATGCGGCTCAACGGGGCGCGGCAGACGCCGGCGCCCTGCGAGACGATCAAGGGGCTGGAACTGCTGGACAAGGTGATCGACATCGACCAGCGGCCCATCGGGCGGACTCCGCGAAGCAATCCAGCGACTTACACCGGGGCGTTCACCCCGATCCGCGACTGGTTTGCCGGGCTGCCGGAGGCGAAGGCGCGGGGCTACAAGCCGGGGCGGTTCAGCTTCAACGTCAAGGGGGGGCGCTGTGAGGCCTGTCAGGGCGATGGTGTGATCAAGATCGAGATGCACTTTTTGCCCGATGTCTATGTCACCTGCGAGACCTGTCAGGGCGCGCGCTACAACCGGGAGACGCTGGAAATTCGGTTCAAAGGCAAGAGCATAGCGGATGTTCTTGATATGACCGTGGAGGATGCGCAGGAGTTCTTCAAGGCGGTGCCGAGCATTCGCGAGAAGATGGATGCGCTCTGCCGTGTGGGGCTTGGCTACATCAAGGTGGGCCAGCAGGCGACGACGCTTTCGGGCGGTGAGGCGCAGCGGGTGAAGCTCTCGAAGGAGCTCTCCAAGCGGTCAACCGGGCGAACGCTTTATATTCTCGATGAGCCGACCACCGGGCTGCATTTTGAAGATGTGCGCAAGCTGTTGGAAGTGCTGCATGAATTGGTGGATCAGGGCAACTCGGTGGTGGTGATCGAGCACAACCTCGATGTGATCAAGACCGCCGACCATATCATCGATATCGGCCCTGAGGGCGGCGATGGTGGGGGCACGGTGGTGGCCACGGGCACGCCGGAGCAGGTGGCCGAAGTGGAGGCCAGCCATACCGGGCGGTACCTTAAGGAGATGCTCGGAGCGCGCAAGGTGGCCGCAGAATAG